The genomic window GTGTTTCCCCTAGTGAATTCACTTACTCAATCCTTATAGATGGTTATTGTAAAACGAATAGAGTAGAGAAAGCTCTGTTGCTGCTTGAGGAGATGGATGAGAAAGGTTTTCCACCTTGTCCTGCAGCGTATTGCAGCCTCATAAACGCTCTTGGAAAGGCGAAAAGATATGAAGCAGCGAATGAGCTATTTAAGgaactaaaagaaaacttcGGCAATGTAAGTTCTCGAGTATACGCTGTGATGATCAAACATTTTGGGAAATGCGGGAAGCTCAGCGAAGCTGTAGATCTCTTCAATGAGATGAAGAACCAAGGAAGTGGTCCCGATGTTTATGCCTACAACGCCCTCATGTCAGGAATGGTAAAGGCTGGTATGATCAACGAAGCTAATTCCTTGCTTAGAAAGATGGAAGAAAACGGTTGCAGGGCCGATATAAACTCGCATAATATCATCCTCAATGGATTTGCTAGAACAGGTGTGCCGAGACGGGCTATAGAAATGTTTGAAACTATAAAGCATTCTGGTATTAAGCCTGATGGTGTCACTTATAATACTCTTCTTGGATGCTTTGCACATGCTGGAATGTTTGAGGAGGctgcaagaatgatgagagagatgaaagataAAGGCTTTGAGTATGATGCCATCACTTACTCATCTATACTTGACGCTGTTGGCAATGTGGATCATGAAAAAGATGATGTTTCATCTTTCTAAGATTTGATTTATCTAAtatgaataacaaaaagaaaaaaaagtagaagcTGAAAAATTACTACACTGTTCCATTTCTTACACACATAGTATAGTGCTAGTTGAAATGTATAAACACTTGAATCTAAAATTGAGTACAAGAAAGAAGCTCAACTataattaagtttgaaaacTTTAGAAGACACAACAAATCTAGCAGAAAAAGACTTAGAAGACACATCAGGATCTTCATGATATGCGATAGTTCCATCATTCTCGAAGTTTAGGGAATAAGTGAAAGGATCATAACGAACACGATGATCAAAAATcttatttatcttcttttgattcatcatcaatatcttcCTCCATATCAATCTCCATTTTGagatcttcttcaatctcaaaaCATCTTCAGATAGATCTTTGATCCGATCGTAACTACAAGACTTGGAACAACACATTAGGTGTTTCTTGTCGATACCTGAACTGCATAGCACCATTAGAGCAGATGAAAATACACTTTGGACAAcagaattataaatttaaggATACTGATTTTTTGGGTGATATGTTGTGGCTTGTATTGAATAGTGGTTACGATCTTTATGATAGGATGTGAAGAATGATTTGTTTAATTGCATATAAAAGTTTAAGTATCATTCTTGTTACAACTTGCTTATCCTGCAATGTGatgcatatattttaattacccgtatatcatattattagtagatattttctcttataaaGCAATTTAAAACTAGAAATCATTTGAGATATACAATTAATGGCTATCCATTGAATTTAGGGGCAATGTGTATGTTggcatataaaaaatattgcCGTTTTGTTTATACGTTacacaaattgttttaattgGCCAGTGAGTAGATTGTCTATATCATATGACATATAATCTACTGTAACACAGCAATATATTAAATGGGATGATTAAACACTGAACAGGTAAGATCAatacataaagaaaaatttagcAGATTGGATCTACAAACCAAATTCGCATCTGATTTgttaagaaacaaatgataatCTACTGTAATTGTTTATAGTAATCTTAATATATGTGATTCAATAAGTgagttttaataatattttttaaaacatcttGCAACATGGAGAATATTTGAACATTGAAATTTTCGTGATTTcatgctgtttttttttgaccTTTTAGatataaacatacaaaaataatcaaatctcatATATACTCATATAGTTTTGGAATGCCAGTACGGGTTGACATTTGGACCCTGAATGGATGCTGATTTTTGATTCAGTTTTtgagtttagattttagtttatagattttagattttagttttaaatttttgttattatatatttttgtttaaaaaatcccaaaaatttgttttttggtttttgagaaaaataacgCTGATTAATAAGTAAAAAGtagattttctaaattttaacaaaagtaaaaaactaaaatcatgaatGAAAAACTacaataaaatagttttactAAATTGTaggaaaaccaaaatttttactaaattgtagaaaaaccaaaattttaaaatcttaattattatgaaaataaatttttaaaaaacaaaaaccaaaaactcaaacaaaatctacaaaacattCGAGGCCTTGGTTtctaaaaaacattttgtaatgAAAATCACCAAACAAGTCATCATAGCCCATATTTAGAGCCTGGCTAGGTTTTGACTGTGATGCTCATTATTGGCCCATCATCACATTGGTTTTCACTAATTCCATCGCCGATGAAGTTGTGATCTTTCCCGATCACCGGATATCTGTAAAAGTTGCTGAGGTAAAAGGAAAGTTTTTTTGAAGGTCGCATAGTATCCATTTAGAGGATCGGCGATAGTAAAAGACAGTAACCAAAACCCTTAATATCTATTACATCGATTCGCGTTGAAAAGCAATGACGAAGCTATCTGATCTTCCCGGAGATTTGCTGGAGGAGATTCTTTCTAGGGTTCCGGTGACATCATCGAGAGCATTGCGATCTACTTGCAGAAAGTGGAACACTTTATCTAAAAATGAGAGCTTTACTAAGAATCGCATTACTCAAGTATATTCATCAGCAGTTAGAAGAGAAGGGTGATCTTCAGGCGATTGTCTTGTTAAAGTATAGTCTTTATTCGATGAGCGTCAATATCCATGGACTTCATAACGACTTTGCTCCATCTATAACGTCTAGAGGTAATCGATTTTACGGCAGAGAGAATTGGACCGCGTCTGCCTCTGCCTTTTGAGTCTTAATTGTGAAGATACTGTGACTCTATCTAGTGTTAGAGAAGAGCAGCTTGAGGTGTTGTTTCAGAACTGTCATACTCTTGAGATGGAGATTTGGGTTACGACCAACATTGAGCCCAATGCAATGTCCTGGAGCAAGTTCTTATAGTTGTTTTTGATGAAGACAAAAATGTATCAAAAACCAATCGCAACACAGCTTACTTCATTGGTGTGAATGGTAACTTCAGAGAAGTGGATCTCGGAGAAATTACAACAGTCAGAGTGATTTTTCCGCATGCCTTCTGTTATGTTCCAAGTTCTATGCTTACTTGTTTTCCTAATCGGTTCCAGGACTCATCTCCTTTGGCACCAGCTATGCTTGAAGAGTTTCCGGTGAGATATACAGTTTTCTCGATTCTTTTCTATTCAGTTATGTTACAAACTAAAGTCTGATTCTTGTATTCTTTCCTACCattaaaccaataaaattgTCTCCTTACCAAtaattggttattattttgtgCTCCCACAGTGTTTTCCTATTCGATCAATACAAGAGCGTTTGGATTATTGGTTTggcttttatttctttctacaaaatgattctgatttaattatattaatatctGGGGATTTATGAATCTGGTGGAAGACTTTTTGTCtacatgaaaaagaaaaaaaacaaatctgtttCTCCTCCTTTGTTGGGAGCAATTTGCTTTCTGTTTCTTAGGTAAGTCCCTTTTAAATCCTACTTGGGTGTTATATTCTCCCAACAGAAATAAGTTGTtcgataaaaataaaaaccaagtTGCTGCAGTGCAATGGTTTTGCTCGAGAACATGGCGTCTGGTTCTGTTATGTGTCTTGTTTTGGGTAATTTTGGCATGAAAGAGTCAACTTTCAGTTTGTGGTCATTGTCAGCATCACTTTCTTGGTAAATTTTTGTGTAACAGCTGTAGCTCGGAAACTTCAACGGACAAGACTTCAAATTTGTCCCCCAGCGTTGTTGACTTGGACTTCTGAGTTAGACTTGACCATAACGAGATATGTCTTCTTGAAAAACACTTTTGAGAGGTATATAATTCCAAATTATCATCTTCCAAGTTTCAGAAAATCTGAAATTATGTGGTCAAATTGCATCTTTCTCactctttttactttttatctCTTCTTAGGACAATCATGCTGTCAAACAGATACCCTACTGCAGGGTCAGTACTTGAAAGATGGGCAAGAGCTCGTTTCAGCTTTCAATATCTTCAAACTCAAGTTTTTCAACTTCGAGAATTCAAGCAACTGGTATCTTGGAATTTGGTACAACAATTTTTATCTTAGTGGTGGTAATAAGAAGTATGGTGATATCAAGGACAAAGCTGTTTGGATTGCTAACCGTAACAATCCAGTTTTGGGACGCTCTGGAAGCCTCACAGTGGACTCTCTTGGCCGATTGAGGATTTTAAGAGGAGCATCAAGCCTGCTTGAGCTAAGCTCTACGGAAACCACAGGAAACACAACCCTTAAGCTGTTGGATTCTGGAAATCTTCAGCTCCAAGAGATGGATTCTGATGGATCGATGAAGCGGACGTTGTGGCAAAGTTTTGATTATCCAACAGATACTCTTCTTCCGGGGATGAAACTGGGTTTCAATGTCAAGACCGGAAAGAGATGGGAACTGACATCATGGCTAGGTGATACTTTACCCGCTTCTGGATCTTTTGTCTTTGGGATGGATGATAATATTACAAACCGGTTGACCATCTTGTGGCTTGGTAACGTGTATTGGGCAAGTGGGCTCTGGTTTAAGGGTGGCTTTTCGTTGGAGAAATTAAACACGAACggtttcatcttctccttcgttTCAACCGAAAGTGaacattattttatgtattCAGGTGATGAGAACTATGGTGGACCATTATTTCCTAGGATAAGGATAGACCAACAAGGCAGTTTGCAGAAAATTAACCTTGATGGAGTGAAAAAGCATGTCCATTGTTCTCCTTCTGTGTTTGGTGAAGAGCTTGAATATGGTTGTTACCAACAAAATTTCAGGAATTGTGTGCCCGCACGTTACAAAGAGGTAACCGGGAGTTGGGATTGTTCGCCGTTTGGGTTTGGTTACACTTACACCAGGAAGACATACGATTTGAGTTATTGCTCGCGCTTTGGTTATACTTTCAGAGAGACTGTATCCCCTTCCGCAGAAAATGGATTTGTATTCAATGAGATTGGTAGAAGATTAAGCTCATATGATTGCTATGTTAAGTGTCTCCAAAATTGTTCTTGTGTTGCCTATGCTTCAACCAATGGGGATGGTACGGGCTGCGAGATCTGGAATACAGATCCTACCAACGAAAATTCAGCTTCTCATCATCCcagaactatatatattcgtATTAAAGGTTCAAAACTcgtgaaaatatattatctgcctttttattattaagtGTTCCCATACTGCAGCATTTCTATTTGAATACTAAGTTTTCTGAAATACAGGAGTTGTGGTAGACCAAGGGAACGAAAAGGCGGCAACTTGGTTAGTTGTTGTGGCATCACTATTTCTAATAATACCTGTGACTTGGTTGATCATCTATCTTGTTTTGaggaaatttaaaataaaggGTACAAATTTTGTATCAGAATCACTCAAAATGATTTCTTCTCAATCATGTTCTCTTACTAACAAGTTCACCACCTTCTTTTTGCGTATTTGATCCAGTAACTGTTATATTTCGCGGaattttctactttttatGGGGAAAAGTCATTCCACAGAGTAAGGCTCAGCTGAATAACTTTTGTTTAGTTATGTATGGAAAATGTCCATGTTGGATCAGGAACTGTGTTTGTGATGTTTGGTATTTTATTTAGTGATTGGTTACATACGGAGGAGGCTTTCAACACTGAGAGTTGGTTCAACAATAGACCAAGAAATGCTACTACTTGAGTTGGGGATTGAAAGGAGACGCCGAGGCAAGAGAAGTGCAaggaataataataatgagcTTCAGATCTTTAGCTTTGAAAGTGTCGCTTTTGCAACAGATTACTTCTCTGATGCAAACAAGCTCGGTGAAGGAGGTTTTGGTCCTGTATATAAGGTAGTTCAGATTCTTCAGATTTTGATATTAACTTAAGCAGACTTTGATGTATCCGCTACTCTCTTGAAGGGGAGGCTAATAGATGGGGAGGAAGTGGCTATCAAAAGGCTATCATTAGCATCCGGGCAAGGATTAGTGGAGTTCAAGAACGAAGCTATGCTTATTGCAAAACTTCAACACACAAATCTTGTCAAGTTGCTAGGATGCTGCGTCGAGAAGGATgagaaaatgttgatttaCGAATACATGCCCAACAAGAGCCTTGACTACTTCCTCTTTGGTGAGCCTTCATTAAAAGGCTAAGAATCTATATAACCCATCTGAAAAATGTCTCAACTCTGTGTAGATCCCTTGAGGAAAATTGTTCTGGATTGGAAGCTGCGGTTTAGGATCATGGAAGGGATAATTCAAGGGCTTTTGTACCTTCATAAGTACTCGAGATTGAAAGTAATACACAGAGACATCAAAGCCGGCAACATTTTGCTGGACGAGGATATGAACCCCAAAATATCTGATTTTGGAATGGCTCGGATATTTGGAGCCCAAGAATCCAAAGCCAACACGAAAAGAGTTGCTGGCACATTGTAAGTGAAGAGTGACTAGAAACAAGGAGAAGATTCTCTGATCATTTTATAGACTTTCTTGTGTTGATATTATTTGTAGTGGCTATATGTCTCCAGAGTACTTCAGAGAGGGATTATTCTCGGCGAAATCAGATGTGTTCAGCTTCGGGGTTCTAATGCTCGAAATCATTTGTGGAAGGAAAAACAATAGCTTCCACCATGACTCAGAAGGACCTCTGAATCTCATAGTCCATGTAATGCTCTCATATGTTAATATTCTCAGCTTGCCTTCTTTTGTCCATGCATCTctgaaactctgtttttttcaggTGTGGAATCTGTTTAAAGAGAACCGAGTTCGCGAGGTGATTGATCCATCTTTGGGAGATTCTGCAGTTGAGAACCCTCAAGTGTTGAGATGCGTTCAAGTTGCTCTGTTGTGTGTACAACAAAACGCAGACGATAGACCAAGTATGTTAGACGTTGTGTCCATGATATACGGTGATGGAAACAACGCTCTTTCTTTGCCTAAAGAGCCAGCTTTCTATGATGGTCCCCCGAGAAGCTCGCCGGAGATGGAAGTTGAGCCACCGGAGATGGAAAATGTATCGGCAAATAGAGTTACAATCACAGTGATGGAAGCAAGATGAGCTactgaatttgaagaaaactGATTGATAATGGAATAATGATGACTGATCGTATGTGAATCTCATTGTTTACTATAAACGTTTTACTTCTAGTTGGATAATGGCATTATGATGACTGATCGTATAAGATTCAAAGTATCGTTTTCTCGTTCTGTCACTCGCTTATGAATTTGAATACAAAATTAGACATTTCACGTGGACATGATTCTGTGGCGCGGAGTGATCGCGCGAATTCACGCctactactatatatatatatatatatgatcacgCAGAACAGAATCAAATATCTGAAACTCGAAGAAACAGAGGTTCctcttgtgtttttgttttgggattAAGGAAGCTATTTCTGTTCTCTTCGAGTTTCAGGTCTAGCCCTAACCCTAAAATTCAGCCATGTCTTCCAAGCAAGGTTATTATTTTCCTTCTCCTCTCATCTCTGTTATCTTGGTTCGAATCAATCGTTTTGATCTGTCTATATCTTGCTTTCacatttttgtgtttacatGTGCTTGCTATTTTATATGATCTCATGAATTCATCGATCGATCAGCTGATTTATTAATCTTGTGTGCTCTTAACGCATCGAAAATTCATCAACCTTGTCATTTGAATTTATATGGTTCCTTATGGAATCCAACATTTTCTGCAAAATGAAATATGATTTCAGGAGGGAAATTGAAGCCTTTGAAGCAGCCCAAGTCTGGTAAGAAGGAGTACGATGAGGTATGATAGCAATTGTACCCTTGCCTTTTTCTTTAGCTCAACGTTTTAAtggttttactctgtttcaaaTGTAGCACGATATGGAGTTAATgcagaaaaagaaggatgAAGAGAAGGTTAGTTTTCTCAATCTTAGTTTTGATTCATTGAAGGAGAAGGTGATTGCTGTTGATGATCTTGTTTATGTGATGAAAACAGGCACTTAAAGAACTCAGGGCCAAGGCTTCACAAAAAGGATCATTCGGAGGCTCAGGACTTAAGAAAAGTGGGAAGAAATAAGACTAAATCTGCCTCAATGTAATCCTATATCACcttatatatgtttgtcaATGTACCATGACTagtttataagttataaccatTAAAATCATGTTGCGATGTTGTAGAAGTAAATATAAATCTAAGACTTGTACCTCCTTCAAAAATTCTGCAACTTTTCATTGAGGTTTTAGTTGTTGCAAGTTTCGATTAAACCAAACGGATCATATGCACCAgcattaacaaaaaacaaccGATATTTTGagactcaaaaccaaaaaagattaCGACTTTAGAAGTCCCAAAAAGTTTGCAGCTTCGAACCTTTTCATCAAACACTGCCTTGGCCAAAGTCTTGAATCCTGTCACCACGAACATTTAAGCTCTCCATTGCATTCTCCAATCCAGAACTCATCTCAGCCAACACATGAGGATCATTGTAATGTTGAACAGCTTGAACAATGCTCCTAAGTTTCTTAAACGGATCAGGACCATCAAAAACCTCAGAACCCACAAAAACCCCATCACAACCTAGCTGCATCATCAAAGCTGCATCAGCAGGAGTCGTGATCCCACCTGATGCAAACTGAACAACCGGAACCCTACCCATCTGCTTAGTCTGAGCCACAAGATCATACGGTGCTGAAATCTTCTTAGCAAACGTGAacacctcatcatcatccatgtTGTTCAAGACTCTAACTTCACCCATCAATGACCTAACGTTCTTCACAGTCTCTGCAATGTTACCTGTTGCGGTTAAATCTCCTTGGATCCTAATCATAGCAGCACCTTCTCTGATTCTCCTCAAAGCTTCTCCTGTATCACGGCAACCACAAATGAACGGAGATCGGAAATTatgtttgttgatgaaatgATCATCATCCGCAACAGAGATAATCTCGCTCTCGTCAATGTAATCAACCGCAAGAGATTCCAAGATCTGAGCCTCAACAAAATGACCAACGCGAGCTCGTGCCATCACAGGTACAGACACAGCTCGTTTTACCTCTTTGATGAGAACCGGATCCGGCATACGACGAACACCGCCGCGAGATCGAACCGGATCTGAGACGATTACAGAACATGCGCCGGCGGATTCAGCGAGCTTAGCTTGGTTAACCGAGGAAACTTCAACAATGGCGCCGCCACGAAGTACCTGAGCTAATCCGACCTTAACAGAGAACGGATGGTTTTTCTTCGCGTCGGTAATGGCTGTGCCGCTGTAGAGAGTAACAGCTCCTTGATCTTGATCCGTCATAGCTTGATCCGCCATTTTTAGGTTCTGTGAGTTTTTAGTAACAGAGAGCTTTTCGCCGGAGAAACGGTGTTTGTTAGTAACACGATCTGAGACGAGAACGAGAAAGCTGCGTTGAAGGTGAGGAGAAATATAGAGAGAacggagaagacgaagaagagtgTGGTTTGGTCTAGAAACTTCTGAGACTGTTCGTCACTGAGAAATGGTTAGGGTGGAATCGCAAAACGGCGTCGTATgcagaaaaaggaaactaaGTGGGCTTccatgatgatgattgatgaccCAAGTAGACggactttttctttatttttgtaagaGCCGTTGGATGTGAATAGAACACGTGGCGTAATCGTGTGTAATTCTCGTCCAAAGTATTTTGAAATGATTGTTTTGATGGACACgagtcaaagaagaaaacaaagcatgAAATATTTACGAAATAAAGGGAGTGGTACATCTAACAACTGTCTTACTTAGTGGCCCACCATGTTATAAATTGTCACGACACTAGACGACGTCGTTTGTAGTGCTCCTCACGTGTTTCAGGTTGTTGGTTCTATACATTTTTACAGTTTTGAAGCAATTAAATAATTGAGTACGTAAATCTTACTCTTCCCAACTGTCACTACCACTGAGGATGtttaatcatataaagttCTGAATCTTGTATGATTTGATATTATATTAGATGAGACAAAATCAGTCggcaaaataaaaagatggaagaaaaaagttcTTTTTTAAACCGTCATCACCGATTCACCATATATGGATGATGGTAAAAATGACTACAACGGTTTTGGATTGTTTGGCAGCTtgggaaacaaaaagattgtaGGAGGATGTAGTTTACTTTCATCTCTTACGTAATGTGAGTACGCGGGCATGATCCAGAGATTTATACGGTGCAGTTGGTTTTATGACATATggtaaagaaaatttgtttaacatcaaaaaatgTGGTGATCGTTTACTGATTTGTCTTCTATCAAATCAGGAAGCAAGGTCTATGAAGAAGGGCTACGAAAGTGGTGAATACACACAACGTCAAGCAACTACGGCAAAGGATCGAAGCATTGTCTAAGAGATTTAATTACGAAACTTCAAACTCAAAGTAACACGTAGTtgtaaaaacgttttttttggattggtaaaattttacattcattttttttaaaatgtggtGATGTTTTGCATGTGGGTGTAGATTTGAAAATACCAACGATTTGTTGTTGAGTTTTAGACACGAGTAAATAAATGGTGGGAAATCGATTAAACACACATATGAAGCGATGTATGAAAACGACATGcgaattttatataaacaaatatcagCTCATATTGACCCATGCGATCCCAAAATGAATGGAGAATGACGACGTCTGATCTGACCATATCATATGTATGGAAAAGACCATTTATGTTCAAGCTTCGAAATAAACTTGATGATATGATCTTCtctatgttttgatttggagTTGTTCGATTGCTCATTGAGAGagataattaataaatatggTGACACTTTCTCTCTTATTCGTCTTAGtcatatcatatattcatatctCATGTTGATTTGTTATTTT from Arabidopsis thaliana chromosome 3, partial sequence includes these protein-coding regions:
- a CDS encoding F-box associated ubiquitination effector protein, translated to MRALLRIALLKYIHQQLEEKGDLQAIVLLKYSLYSMSVNIHGLHNDFAPSITSRGNRFYGRENWTASASAF
- a CDS encoding F-box associated ubiquitination effector protein (F-box associated ubiquitination effector protein; FUNCTIONS IN: phospholipase C activity; INVOLVED IN: intracellular signaling pathway, lipid metabolic process; LOCATED IN: cellular_component unknown; CONTAINS InterPro DOMAIN/s: Phospholipase C, phosphatidylinositol-specific, X domain (InterPro:IPR000909), F-box associated domain, type 1 (InterPro:IPR006527); BEST Arabidopsis thaliana protein match is: F-box family protein (TAIR:AT1G32140.1); Has 386 Blast hits to 373 proteins in 2 species: Archae - 0; Bacteria - 0; Metazoa - 0; Fungi - 0; Plants - 386; Viruses - 0; Other Eukaryotes - 0 (source: NCBI BLink).), which produces MRALLRIALLKYIHQQLEEKGDLQAIVLLKYSLYSMSVNIHGLHNDFAPSITSRDTVTLSSVREEQLEVLFQNCHTLEMEIWVTTNIEPNAMSWSKFL